A portion of the Avibacterium sp. 20-132 genome contains these proteins:
- a CDS encoding STY4528 family pathogenicity island replication protein: MTIFEQITTSPKTEQGLLFFGNQHETVPTRLLYDPYLTPRAKFAWQLIKHKAREFQGGLFPSYEVLGKLLSDKPYLNASLSRKTVSQTLLLLRLTRWLTLCETVRNELGQVKGNVYLLHDEPIPILDAIQLNEDYLHLLHSSTKHKDVVVRGVATHIVDNILSDKTQWHYVSHIDWMQARYQDYCSRLGNEKEADFSHLNLDTVQQNLLSSNRELGQASEELSEKMTNLPSSIKELSQNSPSSNRELCQEKQANSLILGSVPLRNSANTTYKYSTVFINKYCTGTPEEIDWTLNLNDFEKRAVAKAMEGLDLGLCQAILFEAHERLAKGTIKKPQGYLLSLVRKAHLGQFTPYLLEQHLSQCHTPVVNQSQPQAIVPKQRQISSPVPSLEQRQARAEMIRKFKAQLLN, encoded by the coding sequence ATGACAATTTTTGAGCAAATCACCACATCGCCCAAAACAGAGCAGGGATTACTCTTTTTTGGAAATCAGCACGAAACCGTGCCAACACGGCTACTTTATGATCCTTATTTAACCCCGCGAGCCAAATTTGCTTGGCAGCTTATCAAGCATAAAGCGAGAGAGTTTCAAGGGGGATTATTTCCGTCTTACGAGGTATTGGGAAAACTGCTTTCAGATAAGCCTTACTTGAATGCGAGCCTATCGCGTAAAACCGTCAGCCAAACCTTATTACTGCTACGCCTGACAAGGTGGTTGACCCTTTGTGAAACCGTGCGTAATGAATTAGGGCAAGTAAAAGGGAATGTCTATTTACTGCACGATGAGCCTATTCCCATATTAGATGCGATTCAACTTAACGAAGATTACTTGCATTTGCTCCATTCATCCACAAAACATAAAGACGTTGTAGTGAGAGGGGTTGCAACGCATATTGTCGATAATATTCTGTCAGATAAAACCCAGTGGCATTATGTTTCGCATATTGATTGGATGCAAGCTCGTTATCAAGATTATTGTTCTCGTCTTGGAAATGAAAAAGAGGCTGATTTTTCTCATTTAAATTTAGATACTGTGCAGCAGAATTTGCTGAGTTCCAATAGGGAACTTGGTCAAGCAAGTGAGGAACTCAGTGAAAAAATGACCAATTTACCGAGTTCCATTAAGGAACTCAGTCAAAATAGCCCAAGTTCCAATAGGGAACTCTGCCAAGAAAAACAGGCTAACTCATTGATTTTAGGCTCAGTTCCATTAAGGAACTCAGCAAATACTACGTACAAGTACAGTACTGTATTTATAAATAAATACTGTACAGGTACGCCAGAGGAAATTGATTGGACGCTCAACTTAAACGACTTTGAAAAACGGGCTGTAGCCAAAGCAATGGAAGGGCTAGACTTGGGGCTATGCCAAGCCATTTTGTTTGAAGCACACGAACGCCTTGCAAAGGGAACCATTAAGAAACCACAAGGATATTTACTCAGTTTAGTAAGAAAAGCCCATTTGGGGCAATTTACCCCATATTTGCTTGAACAACACTTAAGCCAATGCCATACGCCAGTGGTGAATCAATCACAACCACAAGCGATTGTGCCAAAACAAAGACAAATATCATCGCCTGTGCCATCCCTTGAACAACGGCAAGCGAGAGCGGAAATGATACGGAAATTTAAAGCACAGTTGTTGAATTAA
- a CDS encoding DUF3158 family protein: MIKMKNELIPKNMYRDLAVQTPLNSVMKQFFSEVNSVEDCEQLQLSLYQVREHLISQHQDIVKKLRSNEITKALGFRLIQDKASSSGGHFLRWRITIGQANQSAEKGGLIWKGLVEDSSVSDGIKKRIAQMEKERLVLNMQMSVLNSMMRQLSATIDKLTEVEDITQGEMSPN; encoded by the coding sequence ATGATAAAGATGAAAAATGAATTAATTCCTAAAAATATGTATCGGGATCTCGCGGTACAAACTCCACTGAATTCAGTAATGAAACAATTTTTTAGCGAAGTAAATAGTGTAGAGGATTGTGAGCAATTACAGCTCTCTCTTTATCAAGTGAGAGAGCATTTAATCAGCCAACATCAAGATATTGTCAAAAAATTAAGAAGCAATGAGATTACAAAAGCCTTAGGGTTTCGTTTAATACAAGATAAAGCCTCTTCTTCAGGTGGGCATTTTTTACGTTGGCGTATCACGATTGGACAAGCGAATCAATCCGCTGAAAAAGGCGGGTTGATTTGGAAAGGACTTGTTGAAGATAGTTCGGTATCTGATGGCATTAAAAAACGTATTGCTCAGATGGAAAAAGAACGCTTGGTGTTAAATATGCAAATGTCGGTATTAAATTCGATGATGCGACAATTATCCGCAACCATTGATAAATTAACCGAAGTTGAAGATATCACTCAAGGTGAAATGTCGCCTAATTAA
- a CDS encoding DNA topoisomerase III, translating into MKLFLCEKPSQGRDIAKVLGATQKGEGYLSTADGTIVVTWARGHLVEQFSPEQYDPALKAWRLDTLPIIPSQWQVSPKPDAKKEYKTVMALLKKARTVVISTDIDREGETIARELLDIAGYRGHIQRLWITALDEISVRKALSHLKTNEETLPLYYAGLARSRADWLIGMNCSRMFTLLAQQQGYQGPPLSVGRVQSPTLALVVNRDKEIAHFVPTSHYALMVQVCGANTQSFEASLLVPEKYCDEEGRCLEIKVVQQAEQQIRQAGQVQVKNVETKREKESPPLLFALSDLQAECNRLYDLGTQQVLDIAQSLYEKHKATTYPRTDCGYLPEAQLLEVPQVISSLMQSDPKLQPLRTQLNLSQKSRAWNDKKITAHHGIIPTTQPVDITKMDENEFKVYDLIRRRYLAQFLPHFEVDKTQIQLSCGEHQFIAKGQVIVVLGWKALFRASKEAQGEKQGLPILNSGQMLKVMNTEVKSLKTTPPAHYTEGTLLTAMVNVARFVTDERLKKQLRETEGLGTEATRASIMKTLYDRGYIKKKGKSIVATEAGAMLIDNLPTVLKDPGLTALWEQALNQIAENQMSLQGFMQKQEQFIRHLIQTCGHQGIKMGNIDIKKCPQCGKGLRKMKGKNGDFWGCTGYPQCKYIESNAKKKSSARKATSINLSQQFANLRQSVK; encoded by the coding sequence ATGAAATTATTTCTATGCGAAAAACCCAGTCAAGGACGGGATATTGCAAAAGTCTTGGGGGCAACCCAAAAAGGGGAAGGATATTTATCTACAGCTGACGGCACAATCGTTGTGACTTGGGCAAGAGGGCATTTAGTCGAACAATTTTCGCCAGAACAATACGATCCTGCACTTAAAGCGTGGCGATTAGATACCCTCCCAATTATCCCTTCCCAATGGCAAGTTTCCCCTAAACCTGATGCAAAAAAAGAATATAAAACCGTGATGGCATTGCTGAAAAAAGCACGCACGGTGGTGATTTCAACTGATATTGATCGAGAAGGGGAAACGATTGCCCGTGAGTTATTGGACATTGCGGGCTATCGTGGACATATTCAGCGGCTATGGATCACCGCACTTGATGAAATTAGTGTACGTAAAGCCCTCAGCCACCTTAAAACTAATGAAGAAACCTTGCCACTTTATTATGCGGGGCTTGCTCGTAGTCGGGCAGATTGGTTAATTGGAATGAATTGTAGTCGAATGTTTACCCTTTTGGCACAGCAACAAGGTTATCAAGGTCCGCCGCTTTCGGTGGGGCGAGTGCAAAGTCCTACATTGGCTCTCGTAGTGAATCGAGATAAGGAAATTGCTCATTTTGTCCCGACCTCGCATTATGCCTTGATGGTGCAAGTCTGTGGAGCCAATACGCAGTCTTTCGAGGCGAGTCTTTTAGTTCCTGAAAAATATTGTGATGAAGAGGGGCGTTGTTTAGAGATAAAGGTTGTTCAGCAGGCAGAGCAACAGATTCGTCAGGCGGGTCAAGTGCAAGTGAAGAATGTAGAAACAAAGCGGGAAAAAGAAAGTCCGCCGTTACTTTTTGCATTAAGTGATTTACAGGCAGAATGTAATCGTCTCTATGATTTAGGAACGCAACAAGTGCTTGATATTGCACAATCCCTTTATGAAAAACATAAAGCAACCACCTATCCGCGTACGGATTGCGGTTATCTACCTGAAGCACAATTACTTGAAGTGCCTCAGGTCATCAGTAGCCTAATGCAGTCAGATCCTAAGTTACAGCCTTTACGAACACAGCTTAATTTGAGCCAAAAATCCCGTGCTTGGAATGATAAAAAAATTACCGCTCACCATGGGATTATTCCCACAACACAGCCTGTTGATATTACTAAAATGGATGAAAATGAATTTAAGGTGTACGATTTAATTCGACGTCGTTATCTCGCTCAATTTCTACCGCACTTTGAAGTGGACAAAACCCAGATTCAGCTATCTTGTGGAGAGCATCAATTCATTGCCAAAGGTCAAGTGATTGTGGTTTTGGGTTGGAAAGCGTTGTTTCGTGCTTCTAAAGAAGCACAGGGAGAGAAACAAGGTTTGCCAATACTGAATAGTGGGCAAATGTTAAAGGTGATGAATACGGAAGTAAAATCGCTTAAAACCACACCACCTGCACACTATACAGAAGGCACATTGCTCACGGCAATGGTGAATGTCGCCCGCTTTGTTACCGATGAACGGCTAAAGAAACAGTTACGCGAAACAGAAGGACTGGGGACAGAAGCCACTCGAGCCAGTATTATGAAAACCCTTTATGATCGTGGTTATATCAAGAAAAAGGGGAAATCCATTGTGGCGACAGAGGCAGGTGCCATGTTGATTGATAATTTACCGACGGTATTAAAAGATCCTGGTTTAACGGCATTGTGGGAACAAGCCTTAAACCAAATTGCCGAGAACCAAATGAGCTTGCAAGGATTTATGCAAAAGCAAGAACAGTTTATTCGTCATCTTATTCAAACCTGTGGGCATCAAGGTATCAAAATGGGCAATATAGACATTAAAAAATGTCCACAATGCGGTAAGGGACTTCGAAAAATGAAAGGGAAAAATGGGGACTTCTGGGGTTGTACGGGCTATCCACAATGTAAATATATTGAATCAAACGCCAAGAAAAAATCCTCTGCCAGAAAAGCGACATCGATTAACCTTTCTCAACAATTTGCAAATTTGCGTCAGTCCGTCAAATAA
- a CDS encoding ParB family protein, which translates to MNTKNKKLSDAVARNLNVAPMVNTSPSYVGAAATHYPTTSQYITVTLDKLRPYEHNPRKTRNPNFEMIKESIRRRGLDHKPNITQRPGEPFYIIADGGNTRIQALKELFSETQDQRFWAIECLYKPWKGETADSVEAELDLLIGHLIENDTRADLTFIEKALGIQQAKEYYEKKVGKQLSSRDLSSALENDGYIISQVLITKMERCIKYLYPFIPDVLFNGLGHSPIDKLLAIRNNALEVWQQYQFETEITFEAIWQNSLSRCNDDYPFNVKTFQDALINEMTDALEGKVSYEMLYMEVDLDERKFQKLAKKQQEIDAQIQHSEEDVARFQQQQLEKSLSEPVQPVEMTESESTSAITPIFDERTENAEKNDRTFVEDVSHDSLETEAVNDMVNTETVDEVSRSEPTQDLAQQFAQNYGITPGMSIQAQREQQAIANGLEFACVGRQPVADIWQVYPSRQHKAEAYSLALDIAEQFGLDELVEHVVNEPVDYSFQMKAVEDSLKDDTQRTIYELLSMLQTQNLAYSEACFLDTALLLGSADREPKIDDVTLVKLFRLIRLVRYLRASA; encoded by the coding sequence ATGAATACTAAGAACAAAAAATTATCAGATGCCGTGGCACGGAATTTAAATGTTGCACCAATGGTGAATACCTCGCCTTCTTATGTAGGGGCGGCTGCAACGCATTACCCGACAACCTCTCAGTATATTACGGTAACTTTGGATAAATTACGCCCTTATGAGCATAATCCACGCAAAACCCGTAATCCTAATTTTGAAATGATCAAAGAATCCATTCGACGTCGTGGACTCGATCATAAGCCCAATATTACCCAACGTCCAGGTGAGCCGTTTTATATCATCGCAGACGGGGGAAATACCCGTATCCAAGCCTTAAAAGAGTTGTTCAGTGAAACCCAAGATCAGCGTTTTTGGGCGATTGAATGCTTATATAAACCTTGGAAAGGGGAAACAGCCGACAGTGTGGAAGCCGAGCTGGATTTGCTGATCGGTCATTTAATTGAAAATGATACGCGTGCTGATTTAACCTTTATTGAGAAAGCTCTAGGGATTCAGCAGGCGAAAGAATACTACGAGAAAAAAGTGGGGAAACAGCTATCTTCACGAGATTTATCATCGGCACTTGAGAATGATGGTTATATTATATCTCAAGTATTAATAACTAAGATGGAGCGTTGTATAAAGTATTTATATCCATTTATTCCAGATGTATTGTTTAACGGCTTAGGTCATAGCCCAATAGATAAGTTGTTAGCCATTCGCAATAACGCCCTTGAAGTCTGGCAACAGTATCAATTTGAAACAGAAATCACGTTTGAAGCCATTTGGCAAAATAGCCTGTCTCGTTGTAATGATGATTACCCATTCAATGTGAAAACCTTTCAAGATGCCTTAATTAATGAGATGACGGATGCCCTTGAGGGTAAAGTCAGCTATGAAATGCTCTATATGGAAGTGGATCTCGATGAGCGTAAATTCCAAAAATTGGCGAAAAAGCAGCAAGAAATTGATGCCCAAATTCAGCATAGTGAAGAAGATGTAGCGAGATTTCAGCAACAGCAATTGGAAAAATCCCTTTCTGAACCTGTTCAACCTGTTGAGATGACCGAATCAGAAAGTACAAGTGCCATTACACCAATCTTTGATGAACGTACCGAAAACGCAGAAAAAAATGACCGCACTTTTGTAGAAGATGTCAGCCACGATAGTTTAGAAACGGAAGCAGTCAATGACATGGTGAATACTGAAACAGTTGATGAGGTTTCTCGTTCTGAACCAACCCAAGATCTCGCCCAGCAATTTGCCCAAAATTACGGCATTACGCCAGGAATGAGCATTCAGGCTCAACGTGAGCAACAAGCCATTGCAAATGGGTTGGAATTTGCTTGTGTTGGTCGTCAACCTGTTGCGGATATTTGGCAGGTGTACCCAAGTCGCCAACATAAAGCGGAAGCCTATTCGCTTGCTTTAGATATTGCCGAGCAGTTTGGGCTTGATGAACTCGTTGAACACGTTGTAAACGAGCCCGTCGATTACAGCTTTCAGATGAAAGCCGTCGAAGATTCCTTAAAAGATGATACCCAACGTACCATTTATGAGTTGCTCAGTATGTTGCAAACACAGAATCTAGCCTATTCGGAAGCCTGTTTTCTTGATACGGCATTATTGTTAGGTTCGGCAGATCGAGAACCTAAAATTGATGATGTCACCTTGGTGAAACTATTTCGACTCATTCGTCTTGTTCGCTATTTGCGGGCTTCAGCTTAA
- a CDS encoding PFL_4669 family integrating conjugative element protein encodes MTTTDLQNQRPGPLRSAPEITINTHHASKLWVGRAAVRNEQGKITRAGIISMPNCLSLLSQIQRAATNDDPYADDYLLRFETKVLGYRQEMQQLVDKVNYLYSEQIPAAFHMENSVSVEPARYALTFNSQLGYQLIYLFLKFDELACAVMAASHIALMTRSEASDWIEAGAKLIRQCFGLVENYRHSGITRRDAIENNARYKAAIKRMKYELSPEILSGEKRANFAPVIKNASSSEAEPEQDEFVESGSE; translated from the coding sequence ATGACAACCACCGATCTTCAAAATCAACGACCAGGGCCACTACGCAGTGCACCTGAAATTACCATCAATACTCATCATGCCTCTAAATTATGGGTGGGGCGTGCAGCTGTACGAAATGAACAAGGCAAAATTACCCGTGCAGGGATCATCAGTATGCCGAATTGCCTGAGCTTATTGAGTCAAATTCAACGTGCGGCAACGAATGATGATCCTTATGCGGATGATTATTTACTACGGTTTGAAACCAAGGTGCTGGGTTATCGTCAGGAAATGCAGCAATTGGTTGATAAGGTAAATTACCTTTATAGTGAACAAATCCCTGCGGCATTCCATATGGAAAATTCAGTATCAGTAGAGCCCGCACGTTATGCATTGACCTTTAATTCTCAACTTGGCTATCAATTAATTTACCTTTTTCTAAAATTTGATGAACTCGCTTGTGCGGTAATGGCTGCCTCTCATATTGCCTTAATGACGCGTAGCGAGGCCTCAGATTGGATTGAAGCTGGGGCAAAACTCATACGTCAATGTTTTGGTTTAGTTGAAAATTATCGCCATTCTGGGATTACCCGTCGTGATGCAATCGAAAATAATGCACGTTATAAAGCCGCGATAAAACGGATGAAGTATGAATTATCCCCTGAAATTTTATCGGGTGAAAAACGTGCAAATTTTGCTCCAGTCATAAAAAATGCCTCGTCATCTGAAGCTGAACCAGAACAAGATGAGTTTGTTGAGAGTGGCTCAGAATAA
- a CDS encoding STY4534 family ICE replication protein, giving the protein MSNSSTQKNFFNLHTQGLGYLNNIRLVEPKKGTPFYSCDIAALVGESSKPEYRFFNCNVVGKDTENLVKRCQDAVNANKKVLVAFVMSDLWFDTFTYQKDGKNHKKGDTGVALKGRLINIKMVKVDGELKYSSSTEAKTEHVENANVELSAPQA; this is encoded by the coding sequence ATGTCTAACTCATCTACACAAAAAAATTTCTTTAACCTTCATACTCAAGGTTTAGGCTACTTGAACAATATCCGTTTAGTTGAGCCGAAAAAAGGAACGCCTTTCTACTCTTGCGATATTGCTGCATTAGTAGGAGAGTCTTCTAAACCTGAATACCGTTTTTTCAACTGTAATGTTGTTGGGAAAGATACGGAAAATCTGGTTAAACGTTGTCAAGATGCTGTAAATGCTAACAAAAAAGTCTTGGTCGCCTTTGTGATGTCAGACCTTTGGTTTGATACCTTTACCTATCAAAAAGACGGTAAAAATCACAAGAAAGGTGATACAGGCGTGGCATTGAAAGGTCGCTTGATTAACATAAAAATGGTTAAAGTTGATGGTGAACTCAAATATTCTAGTTCTACTGAAGCAAAAACAGAACATGTTGAAAATGCCAACGTAGAATTATCAGCACCACAAGCTTAA
- the ssb gene encoding single-stranded DNA-binding protein — MAGINKVIIVGNLGADPEVRTMPNGEAVSNISVATSESWIDKNTSEKRELTEWHRIVFYRRQAEIVGEYLRKGSKVYVEGRLRTRKWQDQNGQDRYTTEIQGDVLQMLDSRPERYQAGQATQVGAAQQGRNQYAQPTQPVHQAPRNTPQSTQAPQSDINDMPLDDDIPF, encoded by the coding sequence ATGGCAGGGATTAATAAAGTGATTATCGTGGGTAACCTTGGTGCAGATCCTGAAGTAAGAACAATGCCGAATGGCGAAGCGGTTTCCAATATAAGTGTGGCAACTAGTGAAAGTTGGATAGATAAGAATACAAGTGAAAAACGTGAATTAACCGAGTGGCATCGGATTGTGTTTTATCGTCGTCAAGCTGAGATTGTGGGAGAATATTTACGCAAAGGCTCGAAAGTTTATGTCGAGGGGCGATTAAGAACCCGTAAATGGCAAGACCAAAATGGGCAAGATCGATACACCACAGAAATCCAAGGAGATGTACTTCAAATGTTAGATAGCCGTCCTGAGCGCTATCAAGCAGGGCAGGCAACGCAAGTTGGAGCGGCACAACAAGGTCGTAATCAATATGCGCAACCTACACAGCCTGTGCATCAAGCTCCAAGAAACACTCCACAATCAACGCAAGCACCACAGTCAGATATTAATGACATGCCTTTAGACGATGATATTCCGTTTTGA
- a CDS encoding DUF2857 domain-containing protein: MLDNLNKVILDHIVNNIREGNVNTCHHLGFSTAELSEIQQLSIDEMYDIAQSKVPIAAISIDHSAFWKMVKMAQVNSQERMIIDRALLLGASIQMLNAYFGLSTTKVSARRSLLGIREEPGRKATATDEQKTLLWELWCQHKGSIQSLESMEGLELLMLFAEETQINLTAIWRAVEPWYRHKK, from the coding sequence ATGCTTGATAATTTAAATAAAGTGATTTTAGACCACATTGTCAATAATATCCGCGAAGGTAACGTGAATACCTGCCATCACCTTGGCTTTTCAACGGCAGAACTCAGTGAAATCCAACAGTTAAGCATTGATGAAATGTACGATATTGCTCAATCTAAAGTGCCGATTGCAGCGATTAGTATCGATCACAGTGCCTTTTGGAAAATGGTCAAAATGGCACAAGTCAATTCGCAGGAACGAATGATTATTGATAGAGCCTTGCTCCTTGGTGCGTCTATCCAGATGTTGAATGCCTACTTTGGTTTGAGTACGACGAAAGTCTCAGCAAGACGCAGTTTATTGGGGATTCGTGAAGAGCCTGGACGAAAAGCGACAGCCACTGATGAGCAAAAGACGCTGTTATGGGAATTATGGTGTCAACATAAAGGCAGTATCCAGAGTTTAGAATCAATGGAAGGTCTGGAATTATTAATGTTGTTTGCGGAAGAAACGCAAATTAATTTGACTGCGATTTGGCGTGCAGTTGAGCCTTGGTATCGTCATAAAAAATAA